The region CGCTGGTCGCGTCCGGCGGGTCGAGCGTCAATTCGGTTAGGAAGCGCTCCCGCGACGGATAGCCGCTCGCGATCTGTTCGAGCTGCACGAGATCGGCCTGCCTTGTGCTGGCGTCTTCGTGGATGCGCTCCAGGTGAGGCTCGTACCAACGACGGGCTCGCTCAATCTCGGCCGGCCAACCCGCCGTGCCGGCGCGCAGCTCGCCGACTGCGTCGACGAACGACGCCCAGTCGTCGCCCGCCCGCGGCGGAGCCGGAGCGTTTTCCATAGCTTCGAGCGGCACTGAGGCCTGCGCAACATGTTCCAGGACGCGCTGCGCGGAGGTTGGACCGATGCCCGGAAGGATCTGCAGGACCCGGAGCCGGAGACCTTATCGCGCGGGTTTTCGACGAAACGCAGTAGTGCCAGCAGATCCTTGATATGGGCGCTATCCAGGAACTTGAGGCCGCCAAACCTGACGAACGGAATGTTCCGGCGCGTGAGCTCGATCTCCAGCGGACCGCTATGATGGGATGCCCGGAACAGCACCGCCTGCTGCTTAAGCGTCGAGCCACCCTCTCGGTTCTCCAGAACCTTCTCGGCGATGAAACGCGCCTGATCGGCCTCGTCCCGAACATGGACGAGCTGCGGCGGCGAGCCGGTCGCACGATCGGTCCAGAGGTTCTTGGTGAAGCGCTCGGCCGCCAGATCGATAACGGCGTTCGCTGCCGAGAGGATGGCGCTGGTCGAGCGGTAGTTCTGATCGAGCGTGATGACCTCTGCAGGCGGCACGAAGGCTGCGGGGAAATCGAGGATGTTGCGGACGGTCGCGGCCCGGAACGAATAGATCGACTGGGCATCGTCGCCGACGACCGTCAGGCCGCGGCCGTCGGGCTTCAACGCCAGCAGGATCGAAGACTGCAGCCTGTTCGTGTCCTGATACTCATCGACCATGACGTGATCGAAGCGGCCGCCTATGTCCGCCGCTGTCGCTGGGCGTTGAATTCTCCCTGAAAGTGGGCGCCGAAAATTCCCTGGCTGGCGTCCTTGCCTGAAGCTGCGGGGCGCGCCCCGCAGCTTCAGGCTTTCCACCTGTCGTCGATGATGCCGCGCGCGCTCGAGGTTCTCGACGCCACCTTCCGTCGGATCGAGCAGGGCGAGATCGACGGCATCGAAGCCCTCGATACCCTGCTCGTCGAGGAACTGACGGTGCGCGAGAACCGGCGTGTGAAGACCGCGCTGATGATGGCGCGGCTGACGGCGATCAAGACGCTGGCCGGCTTCGACTTCAGCTTCCAGCCCTCACTCGATCGCAACCGCATCCTGGCGCTGGCCGAGCTCAAGTTCATCGACAGGGCCGAGGTCGTGCATCTGCTCGGGCCGCCGGGCACCGGCAAGAGCCATCTCGCCACGGCTCTGGCAGTCGAGGCGGTCAAGGCCGGGCGCAGCGTCGCCTTCTCGACGCTCGCCGACATCATCACCTCGCTCGCCAAGGCTGAGAAGGACGGGACGTTGCGCGAGCGCATCCGCTATCTGTGCCGTGCCTCGCTTCTGGTCGTCGACGAGATCGGCTATCTGCCGGTCGTGCCCGGCGGCGGCAATCTGTTCTTCCAGCTCGTCAACGCCCGTTACGAAAAGGGCGCCATGATCCTCACCTCCAATCGCGGCTTTGCCGAATGGGGCGAGGTCTTCGGCGATCCCGTCGTCGCCACGGCGCTCCTGGATAGGCTGCTGCACCATGCCGTCGTCATCCAGATCGAGGGCTCAAGCTACCGGCTGCGCCAGCATGCCGACCTCGTTCCCGAGCATGTTCGCTCCAAGGCCCTCATCAATCCGCCGCCGGCGCCCAAACGCCGCGGCCGCCCGCCAGGAAGGCTCCAGACCGATCAAGACGCCGGCTGATCCCCGAAACCAAACCCTGCCAGGTAGGGAATTTTGGAAGCCCACATCTGGGGAAACTTCGGTGCCCGTTGACAGCCGCGATATCGGGATCAGTCACGGCCTGCGCCCAGTAGAGCAGCAGGTCGTCGTAATCCAAGACGTTCTGGCTCTGCTTCGCCTCGACATAGGCTGCGAAGAGCTCCCTCAACTCGGCCGCCCAGGTGGCGCACCAGGGATAGGACGGGCGCAGAACCTCTTCGATTGGCAGCTCGGCGTTCACACAGCGGGAATAGATCGCCAGGCAGGTGCCCTTCGTCGGAAACCGTGACTCCGTTTTGGAGAAGCCGAGCTCGTGCCGGACCAGGTTCATCTGGTCGGCGGAATCTTCCCGGTCATGGATCGTGAAAGCCGGATCGAGACCAAGCTGCTCGGCATAGTCGCGCAGCAGGCGCGCCGATGCCGTGGAAGGTGCCTGCCCAGGTGAGCGCGTCGGCGAGTACGCCGGCACCCTCGCCAAGCACCTTCCGGACGATCCGCTCGACGCGCTTTGCCATCTCGGAAGCCGCGCGCCGTGAGAAGGTCATCAGCAGGATGCGCCGCGGATCGACGCCGCTGACCATGAGATGGGCGACGCGGTGCGCAAGCGTGTTGGTCTTGCCCGAGCCGGCACCCGCGATGACGAGCAAGGGCGAGGAAGCCACCGCGCCAACCCCATGGATCACCGCGCGTCGCTGGGCCGGGTTGAGCGCGGCGAGATAGCTGATCGGGGCGATGGCATTCATGCCTTCAATTCCCGAACTGGCCGCGCTCCTTCCGAGAACCGGCCGCGCAGGAAGCCCAGTGAGGCTGCCCGATCGGCATCTCGCAAGAGCTCATCACGGTTGTGAAGCAAGGCCCCGATGGCCGCCCGGGCGTCGCCGTCGAACTCCGCCAGAACGGAATCTATTTGTTGCTCCTTAGGCTTCGGAGCAGGCGCCTGTTTCAGCACGACTGGCGGCATGGGTGCGTCCTCAAGAATGAGAACATTATGAGAACGATCGCTTTCGAGGAGTCAAGCTCCGTGGCGAAATTCACACCGGGGCGCCTACTGGAATGGGCGCCGGCTAGGCGCGATATCGATCGAGCGCCGTAAGCCGCTGGATCAGTGGTTCAGCGTCCTCCCAGCCATAAATCTCGGTGCGGAGATAGCGGAGCTCCTCCTCTTCGAGCTCGTCATCGATCTCGATCCACCAGGCTCTCGGCCTGCCGTCGCTTCCATCCGACCAGCGATAGCCTCTACCCTTCAGTTGGTCCTTCATGTCGAATGGCGCGTTCTCCGCATAGATGCGGACGCGGCTACGCTCGCTTGAACGCAAGAGTTCCGAGAATGGTTGCGCGCCACCCTCCCCCGCAGGCCTCGCCAGCACCTCGAGCAGCGCGTTGCAATCATCCGTCGCGCGATGGCCTTCGTGAAACAGGCCGGATTGGCCGACCAGATATCCGAGCTTGTTGCCCTCAAAGCCAAGATCCGCCCACGGAATCTCTTTGACGGAACATGCCCAGGCCTTCGAGACGAAGGTCGGCGAGAGTTTCTCGCAAAACGGCCGGTCGAACGCGGCATTATGGGCGATCACGAGATCGGCAGGTTCGATAAGTGCATCCAGCGCTGCAACATCGATTTCGCGACCAGCAACCATCTCGTCAGTAATCCCCGTCAGCCGCGTAATCTCCGCCGGGATTGGCTCCGAGGGCTGGCGCAGGCCGCTATAGATGCCCACGACGTCGCCGATCACGCCCTCGTTGTCATAGGTGAAGGCGACTGCACCAATTTCGATGATCTCGTCCTTGGCGTGATTGAGACCTGTTGTCTCCGTGTCGACCCAAACCGCAAGGTTTGGGAACGCGCTTTCCGCTCGCGGGATCACTGCGCGCGGCACGAGTTTGCGCAGAACCCTGTAGCGACCGCCCTGCTCCAGCCGCTGCGCAGCTTCTTCTTCATTCCAGCCCGTTGGCAGCGCCGGCGCGTTGGCTCCGCGCTTTCGCGGCGCTGGCCGAGGCGCTTCCCTGTAGCCGGGTGCGTCGTCGAACAGGTCGATCTGGGTGGATGCTGACTTCATCGTGCAGTCGTCACTTCCTTCGCCGACTGCCTGTCCGTCGTTGCCAGAACAAGAAAGTCGGGATCGTGATCGCTCTCGAAGAGGACACGGCGTCCAAGCCTCGGCGAGCGCACGCCCGCTCCAGTGCTAGGCCGCCTTGCCGCGCGAACTCTTCCGACGCTGCTGCCCGAGCCCCATGGACTTGGCCAGGTTCGATCGTGCTTCGGCATAGGCAGGAGCAACCATCGGATAGTCCGGCGGCAGGCCCCATTTTGCGCGATACTCATCGGGCGTCATGTCGTAGGCCGTGCGCAGGTGGCGCTTGAGCGATTTGAACTTCTTCCCATCCTCCAGGCAGATCAAGAAATCCGCAGTGATCGACTTTTTGATCGACACTGCCGGCGCGGGCTTCTCGGCCGGCGTCGGCGCCGGCGGCTCTTTGCCCAAGCCCGTGATCGCCGAATGCGTGGTGGCGATCAGCGCGGGAAGATCCGCCGCGGGAACGCTGTTATTCGACACGTAAGCCGATACGATATGGGCAACGAGATCGATGATTTCGGCGTTAGCTTCTGACATTTCAAATCCCAGCTGCTTCATTGCGGAGGACCCAATTCGATTCAGCGTCTTATGTTTTCGAGCAGATCAAGGCAAATTGTCGCCAGGGCTCACGTGCCTGTCTGTTTGCGACCGGTTTGCTAGAGGCGCGCCGCGGACCTTGAAGAACCACGCTCGAATGAGAGAGCAACCGCTTCAGGGCGGATGCGAACTTCATGCTGCCAAGCCGAGGTGGTCCGCCAACTATAACGACAATCCTCCGGGCTTGCCTTTCAGGGTGATTTTGTTGCGGACAAGCTCAGTGGCGTTTCTATCGGATCGTGCCACGCACCCATTATGCTGCTTGGGAATTTGCTCACGGATGGGGGCTTGAGCGTCATTTCTGGTTTTCGCTTTGTCCACTGCGCGGATCTGCACATCGACGCCCCGCTAAAGTCGCTAGCGCTGCGCAACCCCGAGCTTGCTGAGCTGGTGGCGAACGCGACGCGAAAAGCATTCGTCGCGACGATTGATCTGTGCCTCGAGGAGAAGGTCGACGCGCTGCTGATCGCGGGCGACCTCTATGACGGCGACCAGACCTCGATGAAAACCGCCGGCTTCATCGCCGCGCAGCTCCGCAGGCTCGACGAAGCTGGAATTGGGACATTCGGGATTCGCGGCAATCACGATGCCGAGTCGCGGATCACCAAGGAACTCGTTTTTCCCGACAGTGTCACGTTTTTCAAAGGTTCAGCCGCAGCCATTCCCCTGCCCGGCCAGGTCGGCCGCCGAGACGTCGTTGTCCACGGGATCAGCTTTCCGAAGCCGCACGCGCCGGAAAGCCTATTGCCGAAATTCAAGGCGCCGGTCGAAGGCGCGATCAATATTGCCCTTCTGCACACGAGCCTTGCTGGCGCCGAAGGTCATGACCGCTATGCCCCGTGCAGCGTCGCGGACCTCGCCGGTGCCGGCTTCGATTATTGGGCGCTCGGCCACGTCCATAAGCGCCAGGTTCATCTCGAAAAGCCGGCCATTGTAATGCCCGGCATCCCCCAGGGGCGGGACATCAACGAGAGTGGCGCCAAATCGGTCAGCCTTGTTACCATCGCCGACGACGGCAGCATCACGATAGCAGAACACCGCACGAGTACCGCCCAGTTTGAGCGCGTTTCAGTGGATTTGTCCGGTATCGAAGACTGGCCTGAGGCCATGCGAGCGATCGGCCGAAAATTGGCGGCCGAGCGAGACACAACCGCCTCTGAGCACCTCATCGCCCGCGTCTCCCTCAGCGGCGCGACCTCCCTCAATTGGCGACTGCGTCGGGAAGCGGACTTCCTGCGCGCCGAAGTCGAACAGCAGGCGGCGATCATCGGAAACACCTGGATCGAGAAGGTCAGCTCAGCCTGCTCGGCTCCGGGTGATGTCACGATTGAAGCCGCTGGCGCCGTCGCAGAGCTTTCGCAGCTGGTTTCTGAGACCGTCCTGCAATCCGACGCCTATCGGCTCGCAGCCAGCGAGCTGATTTCCGAGCTTCAGGGAGCCCTACCCCGCGAGCTCCACAAAATCTTCGGAGAGGACCAGGCCAGCTTCGAGAAGGCCGTCGCAGAACTCTCCCAGGACGGGGCGCTTGACGTAATTGCTCATCTGCATGAGGCCGAGCAGGAGCCGCGGATCTGATGCGGATCAGGCGCCTCGACCTCACCCGCTATGGCCGCTTCACCGACCGTTCGATCGACTTCGGCGCTCCCGAAACCGGCAAGCCCGATTTTCATTTGATTGTCGGGGCGAATGAGGCCGGGAAATCGACCCTGACGGCCGCCATTGTCGATCTCTTCTTTGGGATGGGTCAGCGCTCCCCATACGGCTTTCTGCATGGCTACGACGGCATGCAGATTGGCGCCGCGCTCGATCTTCCGAGCGGCGAACGCGAGGTGGTCCGGGTTAAGCGAGGCGCCCGGCTGCGCGATGCGAGTGGGCAAGCTATCGATGAAGGCATCCTGACGGCTGGTCTTTCCGGCATCGATCGCGAAGCCTATCGGATGATGTTCTGCCTCGATGAGGAGACGCTTCGGATGGGTGGCGAGAGCATTCTCGCCAGCCAGGGCGAGCTCGGACAGCTGCTCTTTTCTGCCAGCGCCGGCCTTGCGGCCTTTGGTCAACGATTGAGCAAGCTCCAGGAGACCGTCGACGCCTTTCACAAACCGCGTGGCAGATCGACAGAGCTCTCGGTCTTCAAAGCCAGGCTCGACGAGCTGAAAGCCCGGAAGGATGCCATCAACGTCCTCGCCACGACCCATGCGCAACTCGTGCAGGAGCGTGACGACGCCGCCGCGAAGTATGAGGCTGCGCTGTCCCAACGTACCACATCCAAGCTTCGCCTCGATGAGATCAACCGCTATCTCGGGATCCTGCCTGATCTCGCAGCTCTGAAGGCTTTCCGCCTGGACCTGTCGACCTTGGCAGACGTGCCTCAGCCGCCGGCCGCCTGGAGCGAGCGCCTGCCGGAGCTCATCGGTGCCGAGGGACGTATCAAGGCAGCTTGTGAGATTGCCTCAGCCAACGTCGAGCGGCTCCGTCGCGAGCGCGACGCTATCCACGTCGAGCAATCGCTCATCGACGCCGGGCCGGCGATCGATGCCCTCCGGAATGGCGAGGCGCGTTATGTGGCAGCGCTCGATATCTCAAAGCGGGAATCCGAGCTTACTGTCATCGAGGGAAATCTGAGGAAGATCGCAGAACGCCTTGATCGTGCAGACGAGCTACCGGCGAAACTGGTGTTGCCCGCTATGCTAGTCGGGAAGCTTCGTGGGCTGATCGATCGGCGTTCACGTATCCGCGAAAGGCTTCAGGCGGCCTTCCGCGAATGCGTTCGCGCAAGCGACGCACTTACAGTGGCAAAGCAGGTGCTCGCATCGTACGGAACCGCCGAACAGGACGAAGCGCTAACCGCACGAATCCAGCTCGTGCTCGACCAGGCCCGGGCAAGCGATCACGCAGCACGCGAGAAGGCGGCCCGGCGTGTTGTCCTCGGTCTCCAAGAAAAGCTCTCGGACCAGCTTGGCCAGCTTGGCTCGTGGTCCGGTGACATCGAGCACCTCGCTGCAGTCAAAACCCCGACGACGGACCAGATCGAAGATTGGCGCCGCCGGGGCGAAGCGATCCGTCAGGCCATTCTCAAGCACGCCTCTGACATCGAAAGCCTGACCAACACCGCGGTTGAACTCGCTGCCACCATCACCTCGATCAAGGCGGCGACGGGACTTGTCGACGATGCAACCGCTCGCATCTCTCGTGCCGATCGAGATGACGCCTGGCGAGCCCATCGCCAGGCCCTCAGCGAAGGCACTGCCACCGCCTTCGAAACCGCGTTGCGCAACGATGATGGGATCATCGAGACCCGGCTTAGCCAGACGAGCCTTGCGGCCGACCTGAGGCAGGCCGTCCAGGCCGAGGCGACGACAGCCGCTAGGCTCCGGCGGGCGGTGCAGCTCCACGCCGACGCCCAGGCGTCGAAGTCCGATTTGGACGCCGAAATGGCGGCCACGTTCATCGCCGTCGGCTTGCGAGATGATGCGCACCTCGCTGAACTCGAGCGGTGGCTGATGCGCCGCGCCTCGGCACTGGAAGTCAATGCGGGGCTCAAGGCAGCATCGACCGATCTCCGCATTGCTCAAGAAGATGGCGCTACGCAGGTTGAACGGCTGGCGGCAGCCCTGAAATCGATTGGAGTGATGCCACCTGAGGACGGGTTCGAGAGCCTCCTCGTCAGCCTTCAAACAGCGGTCGATCGGCAGACAAAACTGCGCTCCGATCTTGCCCATGCTGCGAAAGCGGTCGAAGGCGGGGCCACCGAACTGGCCACGAGGCAGAGGGACGCCGCTGAAGGGCAATCGGCTCATGATGACTGGCAGCAGGAATGGAATGCCACGGTCGGATCCTGTTGGCTGAGCGAAGTGCCCTCACCTCTCGGCCCTGACGAAGTCAGCCAGGTCCTGAGCGTTCTTGCCGAAATCCCGCCGCTGGAAAGCGAGCGCGAAAGCCTCAGCCATCGCATTGCGGCAATGAAGCGAGATCAGGGTCAGTTCGTCCAGGCCGTAGGCGACGTTGGCAGCTCACTCCAGATACAAGCGAGCGAGGCCGATCCTATCAAGCTTGCTTCGGACTTACGTCGCCGGCTGGAGATCGCCCGGTCGAACGAGCGCGACTGGCGCAACAAAGAGGCCGAGCTCGAGCGAGCGGTGATCGTCCATCGCGATGCTTTGGAGGAGCTTACCCTTCACCAGGCCGAGGTTGAAACACATACCTCGTTTTTCGGCGTCGCCTCGCTCATGGAGGTCAGCGCCAAAATCGAGGAGGCTAACCGCCGATCCGACCTCGAGCGCCAGGTGAAGGTTCTGAGCAGCCGCATTACAGTGGCGTGTCGGACGGAAACCTTGGGCGCCGCCGAAGCGACCCTTGTTGCGTTCGAGCAGGCTGCTCTGGAGGCAGAGGCGGCCGCCCTTATAGGTCGGTTGGAGGGGCAAGACCGTGAGGCTCACGAGCTCCATGCTCGGCATTTGCAGGCCGATCATGCGCTCGCCGCGATTGGTGGCGACGACGCTGTGGCCCGCCTCGACGAAGAGCGGCGCACCGTGCTGGTCGAACTCGAAGAAAAGGCCATCCAGTTTGCACGCCTGAAATTGGGCATCGCAGCCGCTCACCAAGCTCTGCAGAGCTATCGGGATACGCATCGCACCTCGATGCTACAGAATGCGTCCGATGCGTATCGGACGATCACGAAGGGCGCGTACTCCGGCTTGTCCACGCAACCGAATGGCGACAAGGAAATCCTTCTTGGCGTCATGGCGGCCGGCGGATCCAAGCTAGCGACCGAGATGTCGACCGGCGCCCGGGCACAACTCTACCTGGCGCTTCGTATCGCCGGCTATCATGAGTTCGCAAAGACGCGTCCGTCGTTGCCGTTTATCGCGGACGACATCCTGGAGACCTTTGACGATTTCCGCTCCGAGGAGGCTTGCCGCCTATTCTCCGGGATGGCGTCAACCGGTCAGGTCATTGTCGCAACCCATCATCACCATCTGATCGATATCGCTCGCCGCGCCTGTGCAGGCGTCATCGTACATGAAATCGAGGCCTGAGGAGCGGTCTTGCAAGCGCTTGTAGACTGCCGAGATTGCATCGACAGCCAAGTGAGAGATCGGGCATGATGGCACTTTCAAAGCAACCGTGAGGGGCCATGGCCGGTCTCCATGATCGAAGGGCTCTCCTCAAAGCGTAAGCGTCGTCCTCAGGCCACGTCGCTGAGAGTGGGGTGTGCCGGATAGGCCCAGGGCAGCAGTTCATCGATGCGGCTATTCGGATGACCGTTGACGATCCTGGTCATGATGTCGGCGAGATAGGCGTGCGGCTCGACGCCGTTGAGCTTCGCGGTTTCGACGAGCGAGGCGATGACGGCCCAATGCTCTGCGCCGCCGTCGGAGCCGGCGAAGAGTGCGTTCTTGCGGGTTAGGGCCAGCGGCCGGATCGAGCGCTCGACGGTGTTGGAGTCGATCTCGACGCGGCCGTCATCGAGGAAGAGGCTCAAGCCCTCCCAGCGCGAGAGCGCGTAGCGGATAGCCTCGGCGAGCTTCGTCTTCTGGCTGATCAGGCTGAGCTTCTCCCGCAGCCATGGCTCCATGGCCTCGAGGATCGGTCTGCTTTTTTCCTGGCGCGCGGCTCGGCGTTCATCGGCGTCGAGGCCACGGATCGCGGCCTCGACGCGATAGAGCTCGGCGATGCGCTGGAGGGCTTCGCTGGCGATCGGCGCGGGGCCGGCCTGGGCGAGTTCGTAGAAGCGCCGCCGCACATGGGACCAGCAGAGGGCCAGGCGAACCTCGCCGCGTTCGGCCAGCACCTTGTAGCCACCATAGCCGTCGACCTGGAGGATGCCGCCGAAGCCGGCGAGATGAGCGATCGGTCGTTCCGCCTTGCGGTCGGGAGCATAGACATAGACGACGCCGGGCGGGTCGACGCCGCCCCAGGGCCGGTCATCGCGGGCATAAGCCCAGAGCTGGCCCGTCTTCGTCCGGCCCCGGCCAGGATCGAGCACGGGCGCGGTCGTCTCGTCGGCGAACAGCTTGGGCGAGGCTTTCAGCACCGCCAGCATCCGTTGATGCACGGGCCGCAGCAGGAAGGCCGCGCGCCCGACCCAGTCGGCCAGCGTCGAGCGGTCGAGCGCGACGCCCTGGCGCGCATAGATCTGGGCCTGACGGTAAAGCGGCAGATGATCAGCGTATTTCGAGACGAGCACCTGGGCCACTGTCGCCTCGGTCGGGATGCCGCCCTCGATCAGCCGGGCCGGTGCCGGCGCCTGCACCACGATGCCCTCGCAGGACCGGCAGGCGTATTTCGGCCGGCGCAGCACGAGCACGCGGAACTGGGTCGGCACGATGTCGAGGCGCTCAGCCACATCCTCTCCGATGCGATGGAGCTTGGCGGCACAGCAGGGGCAGATGTTGCGCTCGATATCGACCACCGTCTCGATCCGCGGCAGATGCGCCGGCAGCGCGCCGCGGTTCGCGCGGCGCTGGCGCGCCCGGGCCGCCTTCTCGGCTGGCACTGTCTCCTCAGACGCCGCGAACCCGGCGGCTTCGACCTGCTCGACCTCTTCCAGCCCCAGCAGAAG is a window of Bosea sp. F3-2 DNA encoding:
- the istB gene encoding IS21-like element helper ATPase IstB; translated protein: MMPRALEVLDATFRRIEQGEIDGIEALDTLLVEELTVRENRRVKTALMMARLTAIKTLAGFDFSFQPSLDRNRILALAELKFIDRAEVVHLLGPPGTGKSHLATALAVEAVKAGRSVAFSTLADIITSLAKAEKDGTLRERIRYLCRASLLVVDEIGYLPVVPGGGNLFFQLVNARYEKGAMILTSNRGFAEWGEVFGDPVVATALLDRLLHHAVVIQIEGSSYRLRQHADLVPEHVRSKALINPPPAPKRRGRPPGRLQTDQDAG
- a CDS encoding 3'-5' exonuclease; the protein is MKSASTQIDLFDDAPGYREAPRPAPRKRGANAPALPTGWNEEEAAQRLEQGGRYRVLRKLVPRAVIPRAESAFPNLAVWVDTETTGLNHAKDEIIEIGAVAFTYDNEGVIGDVVGIYSGLRQPSEPIPAEITRLTGITDEMVAGREIDVAALDALIEPADLVIAHNAAFDRPFCEKLSPTFVSKAWACSVKEIPWADLGFEGNKLGYLVGQSGLFHEGHRATDDCNALLEVLARPAGEGGAQPFSELLRSSERSRVRIYAENAPFDMKDQLKGRGYRWSDGSDGRPRAWWIEIDDELEEEELRYLRTEIYGWEDAEPLIQRLTALDRYRA
- a CDS encoding MucR family transcriptional regulator; translation: MKQLGFEMSEANAEIIDLVAHIVSAYVSNNSVPAADLPALIATTHSAITGLGKEPPAPTPAEKPAPAVSIKKSITADFLICLEDGKKFKSLKRHLRTAYDMTPDEYRAKWGLPPDYPMVAPAYAEARSNLAKSMGLGQQRRKSSRGKAA
- a CDS encoding DNA repair exonuclease, with protein sequence MSVISGFRFVHCADLHIDAPLKSLALRNPELAELVANATRKAFVATIDLCLEEKVDALLIAGDLYDGDQTSMKTAGFIAAQLRRLDEAGIGTFGIRGNHDAESRITKELVFPDSVTFFKGSAAAIPLPGQVGRRDVVVHGISFPKPHAPESLLPKFKAPVEGAINIALLHTSLAGAEGHDRYAPCSVADLAGAGFDYWALGHVHKRQVHLEKPAIVMPGIPQGRDINESGAKSVSLVTIADDGSITIAEHRTSTAQFERVSVDLSGIEDWPEAMRAIGRKLAAERDTTASEHLIARVSLSGATSLNWRLRREADFLRAEVEQQAAIIGNTWIEKVSSACSAPGDVTIEAAGAVAELSQLVSETVLQSDAYRLAASELISELQGALPRELHKIFGEDQASFEKAVAELSQDGALDVIAHLHEAEQEPRI
- a CDS encoding AAA family ATPase, which translates into the protein MRIRRLDLTRYGRFTDRSIDFGAPETGKPDFHLIVGANEAGKSTLTAAIVDLFFGMGQRSPYGFLHGYDGMQIGAALDLPSGEREVVRVKRGARLRDASGQAIDEGILTAGLSGIDREAYRMMFCLDEETLRMGGESILASQGELGQLLFSASAGLAAFGQRLSKLQETVDAFHKPRGRSTELSVFKARLDELKARKDAINVLATTHAQLVQERDDAAAKYEAALSQRTTSKLRLDEINRYLGILPDLAALKAFRLDLSTLADVPQPPAAWSERLPELIGAEGRIKAACEIASANVERLRRERDAIHVEQSLIDAGPAIDALRNGEARYVAALDISKRESELTVIEGNLRKIAERLDRADELPAKLVLPAMLVGKLRGLIDRRSRIRERLQAAFRECVRASDALTVAKQVLASYGTAEQDEALTARIQLVLDQARASDHAAREKAARRVVLGLQEKLSDQLGQLGSWSGDIEHLAAVKTPTTDQIEDWRRRGEAIRQAILKHASDIESLTNTAVELAATITSIKAATGLVDDATARISRADRDDAWRAHRQALSEGTATAFETALRNDDGIIETRLSQTSLAADLRQAVQAEATTAARLRRAVQLHADAQASKSDLDAEMAATFIAVGLRDDAHLAELERWLMRRASALEVNAGLKAASTDLRIAQEDGATQVERLAAALKSIGVMPPEDGFESLLVSLQTAVDRQTKLRSDLAHAAKAVEGGATELATRQRDAAEGQSAHDDWQQEWNATVGSCWLSEVPSPLGPDEVSQVLSVLAEIPPLESERESLSHRIAAMKRDQGQFVQAVGDVGSSLQIQASEADPIKLASDLRRRLEIARSNERDWRNKEAELERAVIVHRDALEELTLHQAEVETHTSFFGVASLMEVSAKIEEANRRSDLERQVKVLSSRITVACRTETLGAAEATLVAFEQAALEAEAAALIGRLEGQDREAHELHARHLQADHALAAIGGDDAVARLDEERRTVLVELEEKAIQFARLKLGIAAAHQALQSYRDTHRTSMLQNASDAYRTITKGAYSGLSTQPNGDKEILLGVMAAGGSKLATEMSTGARAQLYLALRIAGYHEFAKTRPSLPFIADDILETFDDFRSEEACRLFSGMASTGQVIVATHHHHLIDIARRACAGVIVHEIEA
- a CDS encoding IS66 family transposase — its product is MASLPPELPRDPETLQAMLIAREAEIARLRQIIKELQRHRFGRRAESLPEDQLLLGLEEVEQVEAAGFAASEETVPAEKAARARQRRANRGALPAHLPRIETVVDIERNICPCCAAKLHRIGEDVAERLDIVPTQFRVLVLRRPKYACRSCEGIVVQAPAPARLIEGGIPTEATVAQVLVSKYADHLPLYRQAQIYARQGVALDRSTLADWVGRAAFLLRPVHQRMLAVLKASPKLFADETTAPVLDPGRGRTKTGQLWAYARDDRPWGGVDPPGVVYVYAPDRKAERPIAHLAGFGGILQVDGYGGYKVLAERGEVRLALCWSHVRRRFYELAQAGPAPIASEALQRIAELYRVEAAIRGLDADERRAARQEKSRPILEAMEPWLREKLSLISQKTKLAEAIRYALSRWEGLSLFLDDGRVEIDSNTVERSIRPLALTRKNALFAGSDGGAEHWAVIASLVETAKLNGVEPHAYLADIMTRIVNGHPNSRIDELLPWAYPAHPTLSDVA